One window of the Eucalyptus grandis isolate ANBG69807.140 chromosome 8, ASM1654582v1, whole genome shotgun sequence genome contains the following:
- the LOC104414586 gene encoding adenosylhomocysteinase isoform X3 — protein sequence MALSVERAASRREYKVKDMSQADFGRLQIELAEVQMPALMSFRSVFGPSQPLKGARISGYLHMTPQTAVLIETLTALGAEVRWCSSNAFSTQDHAAAAIARDSAGIKAEEAYKKTGNLPDPASTNNPELQILLTIIRDGMQTDPKRYHKMKEGLVGVSEATATAVERLYGMQAHGTLLFPVINVNDCVTKTKFQNLCGCRPSGPDGLLMAADVEIAGKVAVVCGYGVVGKDRAAALKEAGARVIVTEIDPICALQAVNEGIQVQTLEDVVSEADIFVVTAGSSKGIIMVDHMRKMKNNAIICNVGPFDNAIDMLGLETFPGVKRITFNPQTDRWVFPDTQSGVIVLAEGRLVNLGHATGHPCSVTSSCSFANHAMAQLELWMERDTGKYEKKVYVLPKHLDEKVAALHLGKLGAKLTKPNKEHAD from the exons atggcGTTGTCTGTGGAGAGAGCCGCCAGCCGCCGCGAGTACAAGGTCAAGGATATGTCGCAGGCCGACTTCGGCCGCCTCCAGATCGAGCTCGCGGAGGTCCAAATGCCTGCCCTCATGTCCTTCCGCTCCGTGTTCGGCCCCTCGCAGCCCCTCAAGGGCGCGAGGATCTCTGGCTACCTCCACATGACCCCCCAGACTGCAGTCCTCATCGAGACCCTCACCGCCCTCGGTGCCGAGGTCCGCTGGTGTTCAAGCAACGCCTTCTCCACCCAGGACCACGCCGCAGCCGCCATCGCCCGCGACTCTGCT GGCATCAAGGCAGAGGAGGCCTATAAGAAAACCGGGAATCTCCCCGACCCGGCGTCTACCAACAACCCGGAGTTGCAGATCCTGCTGACCATAATCAGGGACGGGATGCAGACCGATCCGAAGAGGTACCACAAGATGAAGGAGGGACTAGTCGGAGTCTCGGAGGCGACTGCCACTGCTGTCGAGAGGTTGTACGGGATGCAGGCCCATGGGACTCTCTTATTCCCCGTTATTAATGTCAACGACTGTGTCACCAAGACCAAG TTTCAGAACTTGTGCGGTTGCCGCCCCTCTGGGCCTGACGGTCTACTGATGGCTGCCGACGTCGAGATCGCCGGGAAAGTCGCTGTGGTCTGTGGATATGGAGTCGTCGGCAAGGACCGCGCTGCTGCCCTCAAGGAGGCCGGTGCTCGTGTCATTGTGACCGAGATCGATCCCATCTGTGCTCTCCAAGCTGTCAATGAAGGTATCCAGGTCCAAACCCTGGAGGATGTTGTCTCTGAGGCCGACATCTTTGTCGTGACCGCCGGCAGCAGCAAGGGCATCATCATGGTCGACCacatgaggaagatgaagaataaTGCCATCATCTGCAACGTCGGTCCCTTCGATAACGCGATCGACATGCTCGGCCTCGAGACCTTTCCGGGCGTGAAGCGCATCACATTCAATCCCCAGACGGACAGGTGGGTGTTCCCTGACACCCAGTCGGGCGTCATTGTGTTGGCGGAAGGACGCCTTGTGAACTTGGGTCACGCCACCGGCCACCCTTGCTCGGTGACATCCTCCTGCTCCTTCGCGAACCATGCGATGGCGCAGCTGGAGCTGTGGATGGAAAGGGACACGGGCAAGTATGAGAAGAAGGTTTACGTCTTGCCCAAGCACCTGGACGAGAAGGTGGCCGCTCTTCACCTCGGCAAGCTCGGCGCTAAGCTCACCAAACCTAACAAGGAGCACGCCGACTGA
- the LOC104414586 gene encoding adenosylhomocysteinase isoform X1, with product MALSVERAASRREYKVKDMSQADFGRLQIELAEVQMPALMSFRSVFGPSQPLKGARISGYLHMTPQTAVLIETLTALGAEVRWCSSNAFSTQDHAAAAIARDSAAVFAWKGETLQEYWWCIERALDWGPGSGPDLIVGDGGDAILLILEGIKAEEAYKKTGNLPDPASTNNPELQILLTIIRDGMQTDPKRYHKMKEGLVGVSEATATAVERLYGMQAHGTLLFPVINVNDCVTKTKFQNLCGCRPSGPDGLLMAADVEIAGKVAVVCGYGVVGKDRAAALKEAGARVIVTEIDPICALQAVNEGIQVQTLEDVVSEADIFVVTAGSSKGIIMVDHMRKMKNNAIICNVGPFDNAIDMLGLETFPGVKRITFNPQTDRWVFPDTQSGVIVLAEGRLVNLGHATGHPCSVTSSCSFANHAMAQLELWMERDTGKYEKKVYVLPKHLDEKVAALHLGKLGAKLTKPNKEHAD from the exons atggcGTTGTCTGTGGAGAGAGCCGCCAGCCGCCGCGAGTACAAGGTCAAGGATATGTCGCAGGCCGACTTCGGCCGCCTCCAGATCGAGCTCGCGGAGGTCCAAATGCCTGCCCTCATGTCCTTCCGCTCCGTGTTCGGCCCCTCGCAGCCCCTCAAGGGCGCGAGGATCTCTGGCTACCTCCACATGACCCCCCAGACTGCAGTCCTCATCGAGACCCTCACCGCCCTCGGTGCCGAGGTCCGCTGGTGTTCAAGCAACGCCTTCTCCACCCAGGACCACGCCGCAGCCGCCATCGCCCGCGACTCTGCTGCCGTCTTTGCCTGGAAGGGCGAGACCCTCCAGGAGTACTGGTGGTGCATCGAGCGGGCCCTCGACTGGGGCCCCGGCAGTGGCCCTGACCTCATCGTCGGCGACGGGGGCGACGCCATACTCCTCATCCTCGAGGGCATCAAGGCAGAGGAGGCCTATAAGAAAACCGGGAATCTCCCCGACCCGGCGTCTACCAACAACCCGGAGTTGCAGATCCTGCTGACCATAATCAGGGACGGGATGCAGACCGATCCGAAGAGGTACCACAAGATGAAGGAGGGACTAGTCGGAGTCTCGGAGGCGACTGCCACTGCTGTCGAGAGGTTGTACGGGATGCAGGCCCATGGGACTCTCTTATTCCCCGTTATTAATGTCAACGACTGTGTCACCAAGACCAAG TTTCAGAACTTGTGCGGTTGCCGCCCCTCTGGGCCTGACGGTCTACTGATGGCTGCCGACGTCGAGATCGCCGGGAAAGTCGCTGTGGTCTGTGGATATGGAGTCGTCGGCAAGGACCGCGCTGCTGCCCTCAAGGAGGCCGGTGCTCGTGTCATTGTGACCGAGATCGATCCCATCTGTGCTCTCCAAGCTGTCAATGAAGGTATCCAGGTCCAAACCCTGGAGGATGTTGTCTCTGAGGCCGACATCTTTGTCGTGACCGCCGGCAGCAGCAAGGGCATCATCATGGTCGACCacatgaggaagatgaagaataaTGCCATCATCTGCAACGTCGGTCCCTTCGATAACGCGATCGACATGCTCGGCCTCGAGACCTTTCCGGGCGTGAAGCGCATCACATTCAATCCCCAGACGGACAGGTGGGTGTTCCCTGACACCCAGTCGGGCGTCATTGTGTTGGCGGAAGGACGCCTTGTGAACTTGGGTCACGCCACCGGCCACCCTTGCTCGGTGACATCCTCCTGCTCCTTCGCGAACCATGCGATGGCGCAGCTGGAGCTGTGGATGGAAAGGGACACGGGCAAGTATGAGAAGAAGGTTTACGTCTTGCCCAAGCACCTGGACGAGAAGGTGGCCGCTCTTCACCTCGGCAAGCTCGGCGCTAAGCTCACCAAACCTAACAAGGAGCACGCCGACTGA
- the LOC104414586 gene encoding adenosylhomocysteinase isoform X2, whose product MALSVERAASRREYKVKDMSQADFGRLQIELAEVQMPALMSFRSVFGPSQPLKGARISGYLHMTPQTAVLIETLTALGAERALDWGPGSGPDLIVGDGGDAILLILEGIKAEEAYKKTGNLPDPASTNNPELQILLTIIRDGMQTDPKRYHKMKEGLVGVSEATATAVERLYGMQAHGTLLFPVINVNDCVTKTKFQNLCGCRPSGPDGLLMAADVEIAGKVAVVCGYGVVGKDRAAALKEAGARVIVTEIDPICALQAVNEGIQVQTLEDVVSEADIFVVTAGSSKGIIMVDHMRKMKNNAIICNVGPFDNAIDMLGLETFPGVKRITFNPQTDRWVFPDTQSGVIVLAEGRLVNLGHATGHPCSVTSSCSFANHAMAQLELWMERDTGKYEKKVYVLPKHLDEKVAALHLGKLGAKLTKPNKEHAD is encoded by the exons atggcGTTGTCTGTGGAGAGAGCCGCCAGCCGCCGCGAGTACAAGGTCAAGGATATGTCGCAGGCCGACTTCGGCCGCCTCCAGATCGAGCTCGCGGAGGTCCAAATGCCTGCCCTCATGTCCTTCCGCTCCGTGTTCGGCCCCTCGCAGCCCCTCAAGGGCGCGAGGATCTCTGGCTACCTCCACATGACCCCCCAGACTGCAGTCCTCATCGAGACCCTCACCGCCCTCGGTGCCGAG CGGGCCCTCGACTGGGGCCCCGGCAGTGGCCCTGACCTCATCGTCGGCGACGGGGGCGACGCCATACTCCTCATCCTCGAGGGCATCAAGGCAGAGGAGGCCTATAAGAAAACCGGGAATCTCCCCGACCCGGCGTCTACCAACAACCCGGAGTTGCAGATCCTGCTGACCATAATCAGGGACGGGATGCAGACCGATCCGAAGAGGTACCACAAGATGAAGGAGGGACTAGTCGGAGTCTCGGAGGCGACTGCCACTGCTGTCGAGAGGTTGTACGGGATGCAGGCCCATGGGACTCTCTTATTCCCCGTTATTAATGTCAACGACTGTGTCACCAAGACCAAG TTTCAGAACTTGTGCGGTTGCCGCCCCTCTGGGCCTGACGGTCTACTGATGGCTGCCGACGTCGAGATCGCCGGGAAAGTCGCTGTGGTCTGTGGATATGGAGTCGTCGGCAAGGACCGCGCTGCTGCCCTCAAGGAGGCCGGTGCTCGTGTCATTGTGACCGAGATCGATCCCATCTGTGCTCTCCAAGCTGTCAATGAAGGTATCCAGGTCCAAACCCTGGAGGATGTTGTCTCTGAGGCCGACATCTTTGTCGTGACCGCCGGCAGCAGCAAGGGCATCATCATGGTCGACCacatgaggaagatgaagaataaTGCCATCATCTGCAACGTCGGTCCCTTCGATAACGCGATCGACATGCTCGGCCTCGAGACCTTTCCGGGCGTGAAGCGCATCACATTCAATCCCCAGACGGACAGGTGGGTGTTCCCTGACACCCAGTCGGGCGTCATTGTGTTGGCGGAAGGACGCCTTGTGAACTTGGGTCACGCCACCGGCCACCCTTGCTCGGTGACATCCTCCTGCTCCTTCGCGAACCATGCGATGGCGCAGCTGGAGCTGTGGATGGAAAGGGACACGGGCAAGTATGAGAAGAAGGTTTACGTCTTGCCCAAGCACCTGGACGAGAAGGTGGCCGCTCTTCACCTCGGCAAGCTCGGCGCTAAGCTCACCAAACCTAACAAGGAGCACGCCGACTGA